A genomic stretch from Solanum stenotomum isolate F172 chromosome 8, ASM1918654v1, whole genome shotgun sequence includes:
- the LOC125872874 gene encoding uncharacterized protein LOC125872874, producing the protein MNAAKREVKDLLRSILDDVDNNIGCKYNYMNHTLPSLANNMDDCIGSCQRSKSSAIITEEQLNFLLLNLHHLSKFLAEKVYPYEILQNVSGNMRDFHGLIVNGCVEQEIVEYVLP; encoded by the coding sequence ATGAATGCTGCAAAAAGAGAGGTTAAAGATCTGCTTCGATCAATTTTGGATGATGTTGACAACAACATCGGGTGTAAATACAACTACATGAATCATACCCTTCCTAGCCTCGCCAATAATATGGATGATTGTATCGGCTCATGTCAGCGTTCTAAATCAAGTGCCATCATTACTGAGGAGCAGTTGAACTTCCTCCTTCTGAATCTCCATCATCTATCCAAGTTTCTTGCTGAAAAGGTTTATCCATATGAGATTCTTCAGAATGTGAGTGGCAACATGAGAGATTTCCATGGGTTGATAGTGAATGGTTGCGTTGAGCAAGAAATTGTTGAATATGTCTTACCTTAG
- the LOC125873976 gene encoding putative late blight resistance protein homolog R1B-17 has translation MEKAKYNEIERVKEEANNSLVSFSVLRKDVVNVLDFMERLKNEKDQIAADVADQIENLKFVLAFICTYIQLSYFNLEKFEDTMNAAKIEVKDLLRSILDDVHNNIGCKYNYMNHTLPSLANNMDDCIGSCQRSKSSAIITEEQLNFLLLNLHHLSKFLAEKIYPYEILQNVCGNMRDFHGLIVNGYVEQEIVEYVLPQFQPMAERVGLFLWDETISEESQVFKLAHLFLKIFPIELEVMHICFTNLETSTSAEVERFIKKLLETSPDMLREYLIHLQEHLVNVTTTSISGARNIHIMIEFLLIILSDMPKDLIHHDKLFDLLARVGALTREVSTLVWDLKEKSRNEESVNETNRATLDLLENIEPVKEELKHVYLKALDSFQRCFPMSDGPLFMHLLHRHLNDLLNSNAHSIALIKEEIGLVKQDLEFIRSFFVNDEQELYNDLWARVLDVAYEAKDVIDSIIVRDNGLLHLIFSLPITIKKIKLIKEDISNLLEKIPKNRSLIVVNSPKKSVESKSWTTGKIIVGFEEETNWIIRKLTSGLADLDVISITGMPGSGKTTLAYKVYNAKSVSSHFNLRAWCTVGQEYDEKKLLHKIFNQVSDLDSKLSENIDVADMLRKQLFGKRYLIVIDDVWDTTTWDDLTRPFPTVEKGSRIILTTRDLEVALHGKRTTDPLNLRLLRPEESWELFEKRAFGKESCPDELLNVGKELAQNCKGLPLVADMIAGVVARKEKKKTVWLEVRNNLSSFILNSEVEVMKVIELSYDHLPNHLKPCFLYLARFPKDSPMLILALKDFWRAEGLVEQTEMKSVEEVMDVYLNNLISSSLVFLFNEIGDHPTCRLHDLVHDFCLMKAKKEKLFDRISSSAPPSSSDLMLRIVTIDCNSEFFLLNNFVLFGSNKIRHSSKHLYSLRIVGDKLDDRLSDICHLRHLRLLRVLYLDPSFIKVKDSLLNEICMLNHLRFLCIGIEVKSLPTSLSNLWNLETLLVSNIGSTLVLLPRIWDLVKLRVLFMSACSFFDLNSDEPILIAEDTKLENLRQLENLELSYSKDAEDIFKRFPNLQGLAFRLKESWDYSTEGYWFPKLDFLTELEDLRIVFESSNTNDSGPSVATNRPWDFHFPVSLKSLWLGVFPLSSNSLSIIARLPNLENLTLKNTIIQGEEWNMGEEDTFENLKFLELDEVALAKWEVGEESFPVLEKLVLWRCRKLEEIPPSFGDIYSLKIIKVDYNRQLKDSAMMIKQYVEDMTGEDKLQVHCLLKS, from the coding sequence gttaaagaatgaaaaagatcaAATAGCTGCTGATGTGGCCGATCAAAttgaaaatctgaaatttgtgCTTGCATTTATTTGTACGTACATCCAGCTTTCTTATTTCAATTTGGAGAAGTTTGAAGATACAATGAATGCTGCAAAAATAGAGGTTAAAGATCTGCTTCGATCAATTTTGGATGACGTTCACAACAACATCGGGTGTAAATACAACTACATGAATCATACCCTTCCTAGCCTCGCCAATAATATGGATGATTGTATCGGCTCATGTCAGCGTTCTAAATCAAGTGCCATCATTACTGAGGAGCAGTTGAACTTCCTCCTTCTGAATCTCCATCATCTATCCAAGTTTCTTGCTGAAAAGATTTATCCATATGAGATTCTTCAGAATGTGTGTGGCAACATGAGAGATTTCCATGGGTTGATAGTGAATGGTTACGTTGAGCAAGAAATTGTTGAATATGTCTTACCTCAGTTTCAACCTATGGCTGAGAGAGTTGGACTCTTCCTTTGGGATGAAACAATTAGTGAAGAGTCTCAAGTCTTCAAGCTAGCTCATCTATTCTTGAAGATTTTTCCAATCGAACTGGAGGTGATGCACATATGTTTTACAAATTTGGAAACATCAACTTCAGCAGAAGTTGAACGCTTCATTAAGAAGCTCCTGGAAACCTCTCCGGACATGCTTAGGGAATATCTGATTCATCTACAAGAGCACTTGGTAAATGTTACTACCACCAGTATTTCAGGGGCTCGAAACATTCATATCATGATAGAGTTCCTATTAATTATTCTATCTGATATGCCCAAGGACTTGATTCATCATGACAAATTATTTGATCTGTTGGCTCGTGTTGGAGCACTTACCAGGGAGGTATCAACTCTTGTTTGGGACTTAAAAGAGAAATCAAGGAATGAAGAGAGTGTCAATGAAACAAATCGTGCAACTCTAGACTTGTTGGAAAATATTGAACCCGTCAAGGAAGAACTCAAACATGTTTATCTAAAAGCCCTGGACTCATTTCAACGTTGCTTCCCCATGAGTGATGGACCGCTCTTCATGCATCTGCTACATAGACACTTAAATGATTTGCTAAATTCCAATGCTCATTCAATTGCTTTGATAAAGGAAGAAATAGGGCTGGTGAAACAAGACCTAGAATTCATAAGATCATTTTTCGTGAATGATGAGCAAGAATTGTATAACGATCTATGGGCACGTGTTTTAGATGTGGCATATGAGGCAAAAGATGTCATTGATTCAATTATTGTTCGAGACAATGGTCTCTTACATCTTATTTTCTCACTTCCCATTACAATAAAAAAGATCAAGCTTATCAAAGAAGACATCTCCAATTTACTTGAGAAGATTCCCAAGAATAGGAGCCTCATTGTTGTAAACTCTCCCAAGAAGTCAGTTGAAAGCAAGTCATGGACAACTGGTAAAATAATTGTAGGTTTTGAGGAGGAGACAAACTGGATAATTAGGAAGCTCACCAGTGGACTGGCAGATCTAGATGTCATTTCGATCACTGGAATGCCGGGTTCGGGTAAAACTACTTTAGCATACAAAGTATACAATGCTAAATCAGTTTCTAGTCATTTCAACCTTCGTGCATGGTGCACAGTCGGCCAAGAATATGACGAGAAGAAGTTGTTGCATAAAATTTTTAATCAAGTTAGTGACTTGGATTCAAAATTGAGTGAGAATATTGATGTTGCTGATATGCTACGGAAACAACTATTTGGAAAGAGGTACCTAATTGTGATAGATGACGTGTGGGATACTACTACATGGGATGATTTAACAAGACCTTTTCCTACAGTTGAGAAAGGAAGTAGAATCATTTTAACAACTCGAGACCTGGAAGTGGCTTTGCATGGGAAGCGCACCACTGATCCTCTTAACCTTCGATTGCTAAGACCAGAGGAAAGTTGGGAATTATTTGAGAAAAGAGCATTTGGAAAGGAGAGTTGCCCTGATGAACTATTGAATGTTGGAAAAGAATTAGCCCAAAATTGTAAAGGGCTTCCGTTGGTGGCTGATATGATTGCTGGAGTTGTAGCaaggaaggaaaagaaaaaaactgtgTGGCTTGAAGTTCGAAATAATTTGAGTTCCTTTATTTTGAACAGTGAAGTGGAAGTGATGAAGGTTATAGAattaagttatgaccatttaccAAATCACCTGAAGCCATGCTTTCTTTACCTTGCAAGGTTTCCAAAGGACAGTCCAATGCTAATCCTTGCGTTGAAAGATTTTTGGCGTGCTGAAGGACTTGTGGAACAGACAGAGATGAAGAGTGTGGAAGAAGTGATGGATGTTTATTTGAACAACTTAATTTCCAGTAGCTTGGTATTTCTTTTCAATGAGATAGGTGATCACCCGACTTGCCGACTTCATGATCTTGTGCATGACTTTTGTTTGATGaaagcaaaaaaggaaaagttgtTTGATCGGATAAGTTCAAGTGCTCCACCTTCTTCTTCAGATTTAATGCTGCGTATAGTGACCATTGATTGTAACAGCGAGTTCTTTCTTCTTAACAATTTTGTCCTGTTCGGTTCAAATAAGATAAGGCATTCTAGTAAACACCTGTATTCTTTGAGGATAGTTGGAGACAAGCTGGACGACCGTCTTTCTGATATTTGTCACCTGAGACACTTGAGGCTTCTTAGAGTGTTGTACCTGGATCCCTCTTTTATCAAGGTGAAAGATTCTTTGCTGAATGAAATATGCATGTTGAATCATTTGAGGTTCTTATGCATTGGGATAGAAGTTAAATCTCTGCCTACGTCTTTATCAAACCTCTGGAATCTAGAAACGCTCTTGGTGTCTAACATAGGATCAACCTTGGTACTATTACCGAGAATTTGGGATCTTGTGAAGTTGCGAGTGCTGTTCATGAGTGCAtgttctttctttgatttgaattCAGATGAACCAATACTGATAGCGGAGGACACAAAGTTGGAGAACTTGAGACAGTTGGAGAATCTCGAGCTTTCCTATTCGAAAGACGCAGAAGATATTTTCAAAAGGTTTCCCAATCTTCAAGGGCTTGCATTTCGTCTCAAGGAATCATGGGATTATTCAACTGAAGGATATTGGTTCCCGAAATTGGATTTCCTAACTGAACTAGAAGACCTCAGAATAGTTTTTGAAAGTTCAAACACAAATGACAGTGGGCCCTCTGTAGCAACAAATCGGCCATGGGATTTTCACTTCCCTGTGAGTTTGAAAAGTTTGTGGTTGGGTGTGTTTCCTCTGTCATCCAATTCGCTATCAATAATAGCGAGACTGCCCAACCTTGAAAATTTGACCCTTAAGAACACAATCATCCAGGGGGAAGAATGGAACATGGGAGAGGAAGACACCTTTGAGAATCTCAAATTTTTGGAGTTGGATGAAGTGGCTCTTGCTAAGTGGGAGGTTGGAGAGGAATCCTTTCCCGTACTTGAGAAATTAGTACTGTGGAGATGTCGGAAGCTTGAGGAGATTCCACCTAGTTTTGGAGACatttattcattaaaaattatcaaagtTGATTATAACCGTCAACTTAAAGATTCCGCTATGATGATTAAGCAATATGTTGAAGATATGACGGGAGAAGACAAGCTTCAGGTCCATTGCCTGCTCAAGTCTTGA